From Halomicrobium salinisoli, the proteins below share one genomic window:
- a CDS encoding glycosyltransferase has translation MNVAFLSNVVHPFITGGAQKRIHEIGTRLVAAGHDVTIYGRHFWDGPEEMDHEGMTLRAVAPEAELYVDDRRSITEAIDFAARAAWPLRKRLRRGEHDLVVASVFPYFPVLSAKVACVGTGVPLVTTWHEVWGDYWEEYLGALAPGGKVAERLTANVPQYPVAVSGITADRLADVGPDREDVAVVPNGIDVEQIRTAPRPESGYDVLFAGRLIEHKNVDLLLSAFDRVAEDHDATLGIVGDGPERERLEAQRDDMTHADRVEFLGFLEEYEDVLGHMRAAEAFASPSTREGFGLTFAEAMAADCAVIAAAHPDSAADEVIGDAGYLVEPTADALAATLDETLDGARPDGNPQARAEQFDWDAVAGRATDAYERAIDGDW, from the coding sequence ATGAATGTCGCTTTTTTGAGCAATGTCGTCCACCCCTTTATAACTGGAGGCGCACAGAAGCGCATCCACGAGATCGGGACGCGCCTCGTCGCGGCGGGCCACGACGTCACGATCTACGGGCGACACTTCTGGGACGGGCCCGAGGAGATGGACCACGAGGGGATGACGCTGCGGGCGGTCGCGCCGGAGGCGGAGCTGTACGTCGACGACCGCCGCTCGATCACGGAGGCGATCGACTTCGCGGCCCGGGCGGCGTGGCCGCTGCGCAAGCGCCTGCGGCGCGGCGAACACGACCTCGTCGTCGCCTCGGTGTTCCCGTACTTCCCGGTGCTCTCGGCGAAGGTCGCCTGCGTCGGGACCGGCGTGCCGCTCGTGACGACGTGGCACGAGGTGTGGGGGGACTACTGGGAGGAGTACCTCGGCGCACTCGCGCCGGGCGGGAAGGTCGCCGAGCGACTCACCGCGAACGTCCCGCAGTACCCAGTCGCCGTCTCGGGGATCACGGCCGACAGGCTGGCCGACGTCGGGCCAGACCGCGAGGACGTGGCGGTCGTCCCGAACGGCATCGACGTCGAGCAGATACGGACGGCGCCGCGCCCGGAGTCGGGCTACGACGTCCTCTTCGCCGGGCGCCTGATCGAGCACAAGAACGTCGACCTCCTGCTTTCGGCGTTCGATCGAGTCGCCGAGGACCACGATGCCACGCTGGGCATCGTCGGCGACGGCCCGGAGCGCGAGCGACTCGAGGCGCAGCGCGACGACATGACCCACGCCGACCGCGTCGAGTTCCTGGGCTTCCTGGAGGAGTACGAGGACGTCCTCGGACACATGCGCGCCGCTGAGGCCTTCGCGTCGCCGTCGACCCGCGAGGGCTTCGGGCTGACCTTCGCCGAGGCGATGGCGGCCGACTGCGCGGTGATCGCCGCCGCCCACCCCGACTCCGCGGCCGACGAGGTGATCGGCGACGCCGGCTACCTCGTCGAACCCACCGCGGACGCGCTCGCGGCGACCCTCGACGAGACGCTGGACGGAGCGCGACCCGACGGTAATCCGCAGGCCCGCGCCGAGCAGTTCGACTGGGACGCCGTCGCCGGCCGGGCCACCGACGCCTACGAACGCGCTATCGACGGGGACTGGTAG
- a CDS encoding DUF1616 domain-containing protein: protein MSRRRTFWLLVPRPVRRLPADLAAAVAVTLLVNAAVFLPVVAETPLRLVVGLPFVLFVPGYVFVAALFPEDGSPVVREDVDLTGDGEADATAWEDRSGGIDGIERVALSFGLSIAVVPLIGLALNFTPWGIRLVPIMVALSGFALAGAGLAAARRWQLPPGERFRVPYGRWYADARAELFEPATRTDAALNALLVVSVLVATASVGYAVAVPQQGEQFSEFYLLTESESGDLVADGYPTNFTAGEPRELIVGVGNHEHERTDYTVVTEIQRVDVVDNETVVREATELRRFDATVDHNETWHRRHEVAPSMTGDRLRLQYLLYRGDPPSPLNRSAAYRDLHLWVNVSR, encoded by the coding sequence ATGTCACGACGCCGGACGTTCTGGCTGCTGGTCCCCCGGCCGGTCCGTCGGCTGCCCGCCGACCTCGCCGCCGCGGTCGCGGTGACGCTGCTGGTCAACGCGGCCGTCTTCCTGCCCGTGGTCGCGGAGACGCCCCTCCGGCTCGTCGTCGGCCTGCCGTTCGTGCTGTTCGTCCCGGGCTACGTGTTCGTCGCGGCGCTGTTCCCCGAGGACGGCAGCCCCGTGGTCCGGGAGGACGTCGACCTCACCGGGGACGGCGAGGCCGACGCGACCGCCTGGGAGGACCGCAGCGGCGGCATCGACGGCATCGAGCGCGTCGCTCTGTCCTTCGGTCTGAGCATCGCCGTCGTGCCGCTGATCGGCCTCGCGCTGAACTTCACGCCGTGGGGCATCCGCCTGGTCCCGATCATGGTCGCGCTGAGCGGCTTCGCCCTCGCCGGCGCCGGGCTCGCGGCCGCCCGCCGCTGGCAGCTTCCTCCGGGAGAGCGGTTCCGCGTGCCCTACGGTCGGTGGTACGCCGACGCCCGCGCCGAGCTGTTCGAGCCCGCCACGCGGACCGACGCCGCCCTGAACGCCCTCCTCGTCGTCAGCGTGCTCGTCGCGACCGCCAGCGTCGGCTACGCCGTCGCCGTTCCCCAGCAGGGCGAGCAGTTCTCCGAGTTCTACCTGCTGACCGAGTCGGAGAGCGGGGACCTCGTCGCCGACGGCTACCCGACGAACTTCACCGCCGGCGAGCCCCGGGAACTGATCGTCGGCGTCGGCAACCACGAGCACGAGCGGACCGACTACACGGTGGTGACCGAGATCCAGCGGGTCGACGTCGTGGACAACGAGACGGTCGTCAGGGAGGCGACCGAGTTGCGCCGCTTCGATGCGACCGTCGACCACAACGAGACCTGGCACCGGCGCCACGAGGTCGCGCCATCGATGACGGGCGACCGGTTGCGACTGCAGTACCTGCTGTACCGGGGCGACCCGCCCTCGCCGCTGAACCGGTCCGCGGCGTACCGGGACCTCCACCTCTGGGTGAACGTGTCGCGTTGA